The genome window GCACAAGGGCCTGGCTCATCTGCAGGTCTCGTCAAACAGGCACTTTAGCCCCGCGTATACCGTTCTGTTGCTTATGTTGTCAGGTACATGCAAATGGCGAAACGTTCAGTATGGTTAGGCCGATCAGACTGCCCGTTATCTAACGCCTTATCGTCCCAATGAGCCTCTATGTCAACGTCCTGTAATCTGCACGGAATATCATCATGCTTTGAGATTGCCCTGCCAGAGCCATGTCCATCACTGAAGAGATTCAACCTGCCGAATTTGAACGCTACGCCACGCAACTGGGTGACGAGCTTGAGATTGTATGTAAAAGTTCGGCGTTTCGCACCAGTCCAAAGAGTTGTGAGTTTTTGCGGCATATCGTGCATCACACGCTCCACGACGATACCGCGCAGCTCAAAGAGCGGCTTATAGGAATATTGCTCCTGGGGCGTGAAACTGCTTATGACACGGGGACCGACGCCGGGGTTCGCGTTCGTGCCAACGACGTTCGGAAGCGTCTCGTCGCATATTGTAAGACGCTCGACGCGGATCGGCGCTTTCTCTTTGAGCTTCCGACCGGCTCGTATGTTCCGCGGTTCTTCCGGTTGATTCCATCCGCCGATCCAGCATTGGAAGAGAATGAGCAGGATGTTCTGCTGCCTCTCCATCTGGAAAGTGGGCCTCCGCTCTCATTGCAGTGGGTCGCTGCCCCCACCCTGATTGCTTTATTTCTCTGTATCGTCTGCCTTCGCTGGCAGATTGCAGAAGAGCATCCGTTTACCAGCTTCTGGCAGAAGGTATTTCAGGATCACCAGGTTTCTTTTTACCTTTCCCCTCTGAAAACGGAACGCGGAGAGGATCTCGTTGCCATGCGAGAGCTGAAAGCCGCCGACCCGCTCTTAGATCTTGCGGCCAAGTTTGATGCCAGATTACTTCTCACCAGCAACGTCACCACCAACGCCACAGCCAGCATGCTCATATCCATTGGACCGATCGCATCGGCGCTAACCTCGTCGAGCGCTGCCGCGATCAGCGGTCATCGGCTAACCGTAGAAGATACCCCGAATGGACGGAAAATCTTCGACCGCGGTACATCTGGTTCCATGACGTCTCTTTCTGGCCAGGCCGCGCTGCTGACGATCTCCAATGGTGCTCAGCGTTCGATACAGATCGACGGAACAGATGCGAATGCAATCGAGGCATTGGTCAAGGTGTTATGTGAGAAAGACACCTTTCCAGCCAGCCTTGCAGACAGCCTTCAGGATCGAACAATTACGCAGGTCGTCTTTCCCGTGTCCCCTCATGCGCAGACGATGATCTTCCACGAACCACTTCCGCTCACGCAAGGCGGGGAAGGGCAACTCAGATGAGCATCAAATCGACGGCCATAGCTGGCTGGCGCGGGCGCATCTTCATGGCCGCGTGGATTCTGTATGCGGGGTATTACATCTGCCGCAAGGATGTCGGTGTTACCGCAGGGGATTCCATCTCTCCGCTGGCAGTCGGGCTCGCCTGCTTCGGGGCCACGTACGCAGTGGGTCAATTCGTCGGCGGTACGCTGGCGGATCGATTTGGCGCAAGATACACCGCCCTGGCTGGCGCTTGTATTTCTATCGTCTGCACGGTTCTGCTTTCCTGGCATTCCCAGGGAGATCTCGGCCTGTTACTGCAGATCGGTAACGGGTTCGGACAAGGACTCGGCTGGCCCGCTCTGCTTAAACTCTTCGGCAGTTGGTTTCGGCGTGGCGAACGGGAACGCGTGCTTGGCTGGTGGAGTACCAGCTATATTCTGGGCGGAGTCCTGGCGACGTCGCTGACAATGTGGATGACTCTGCGGACCGAAGGTCTTGAGCATGAGAATTTCCGTCCCGCATTCCTCTTATCCGCCTCAATCCTTCTATGCGCAACCATCTTCTTTTATAAAATCACCGCGCATCTCCCACTCCTTCAACCGGCACGCGGCACATCTCCAGCAGATTCCACGTCGGACGCCCGTAACTCTTCCTGGCGTGCCGTTCTTACGAATCCCACGATACAGATCGTTTCCGGAATGTATCTGTTTCTGAAGATGACGCGTTATACGCTTCTGTTCTGGCTGCCGAACTACCTGATTTCGAACCTCGGCTACGGTGTCCATGCAGCCGAACATACGGCGGCTTACTTTGAACTCGTCGGCTTTTTCGGCCCGCTGGCAGTCGGCTATGCTGTCCCGCGCTGGTTCGGTGAGCGGCGCATGACACTCGGCGCCGGAATGCTCTTTTCGCTTGCATTCATCTGCCTTCTGCACCCGATGCTTACAGCCAGCGGCTTATTCGGCGTCGTTGTCTCCATCTCTCTGATGGGAATTCTCATTCACGGAGCAGACCTGCTGATGTCGGGCATCGTTGTGCTGGATGCCGTACCGGAGCAATTGCACGGACGCGCCGTCGGCTTCGTCAACGGTGTCGGCTCGATCGGCCAGGCCCTGTCTCCTTTGCTGATTACTCTCTTTGTATCCCGCCTTGGATGGTCACGGCTTTTCGATCTCTTCGTCCTCTTCGCTCTGATCGCCGCCACGATCTGCGCGTTTGGAGCAAGGCTTGAACACCCCCGTACGTCGGCACTTAACCGTTCAGTGCTTGAGCCATCGGATCTGCCACTGTAGTCTGCAGAGGTGAGCGAACAGAGTGCGGACGTTATCATCATCGGTGCCGGAATCATCGGCCTTGCGCATGCCTATCTAGCAGCTAAGTCGGGAAAAAGAGTCACCGTCTTCGAGAGAAACCGCGTGGCCGCCGGAGCATCGATCGCCAACTTCGGCATGCTCTGGCCCATCGGTCAGACGGCAGGCACGATGTTCAATCTGGCGATGGAGAGCAGAGATATCTGGATCGACCTCCTCCAGGCATCCGGCATTCCCTATAAAAATACAGGCTCACTCCATGCCGCGACCCGCCCTGACGAAGCGCGGGTCGCGCAAGAATTCGCCGAGCTTGCTCCGGCTCATGGATACGAGTGCGCGTGGCTAAATCGCATTCAGGCACTCGAACGATCTTCCGCACTCAATAAAGATACGGTGATGGGAGCGCTCTGGAGTGCAACGGAGATGATGGTAGATCCGCGCGAGGTTCTCCGCAGGATCCCGGAATTCCTGGCTGAGCGCTATAACGTTCAATTTTTCTGGGGCTCGCCGGTCTTTGCCGTGGATCACCCCAAAGTTCACACGCCAAACGGTGTGTGGAATGCCGAGCAAATCATTATTTGTTCGGGTTCGGATTTTGAAAGTCTATACCCGGAGTTTTTCAATCAAAGCGGCTTAACGCGCTGCAAGCTTCAAATGTTGCGCACCAGGCCGCAACCGGCAGGCTGGGAGCTTGGGCCCGCACTCGCGGGCGGCCTCACCTTCCGCTTCTATCCTTCTTTCAAGATCTGCGATTCCTTATCCGATCTCCGCAATCGGATTGCCCGTGAGAGCCCCGAGTTCGACCTGTTTGGTATTCACACCATGGTTTCGGAAACCTCATCCGGCGAGCTCACCCTGGGCGATTCCCATGAATACGGACTATCGCCTTCGCCGTTCGATCGGGAGGAAATCGACCGCCTGATTCTTGAACACCTGCGAAGCTTTGTCCAGGTTCCGGATCTCTCAATCGCCGAGCGTTGGCACGGAGTCTATTCCAAGCACCTTGAGAAACCTTACATACGCTTCCGTCCAGAGGAAGGCGTCGAGGTCGTCACCGGCCTTGGAGGTGCGGGGATGACATTGAGCTTCGGTGTTGCCGCAGAGACGTTCAAGTTACAGAACAACGGAAGGCACAAGGCATAATGAAGACAAACATAATAAAGACAAGTAAGCTTCGTGCAGTAATGCTTGATTGGGCAGGAACCACCGTGGACCACGGGTCTGTTGCTCCCGTCCTCGCACTCCAGACTCTCTTCGCCCAACATGGCATCGTGCTTTCAGACGACGATGCGCGCCACGATATGGGTCTACTCAAGCGCGATCACATACGAGCTATTCTTGGCCTGCCTTCGGTCAGGACACAGTGGCTCAGCGTTACCGGACGCGAACCTGGAGACGAGGATGTCTCCTCACTCTTCACCGAGTTCGGCCCATTGCAGATGAAGATTATCGTGCAGCATTCACAACTGATCGACGGGGTCGTCCCCACCATACAGGCATGGAAGGCGCGGGGCCTTCGCATTGGCAGCACAACCGGATACACCAGGGAGATGCTGGCCCCGGTTCTCGCCCGCGCCGCGCAGGAAGGCTATCAGCCCGATACGTCCGTCTGTCCCGACGAAGTGAACGGAGGCCGACCCGCTCCCTGGATGTTGGCGCGCAATATGCAATTGCTTGAGGTCTACCCTCCATCCACATGCGTGAAAATCGGCGATACCGTGAGCGATATTGATGAAGGAAAAAATGCCGGAATGTGGACCATTGGACTGACACGCACAGGCAATATGATAGGCCTCGATCTGGCAAGCTGGTCTAATCTGCCAGAGGATCAGAAGCAGCTCCGGTTGAAGTCTGCGGGAGAACGTCTACTCGATGCAGGCGCCGATTTTATCGCCGAAGATCTAGCCGGCTGCGATGCCATTCTGCAGGCAATTGAGCACCGTCTTGCGGAACCGTCATTCAACGGCATCATGATCCGGTAGCCCCAAAAATTCGCAGGATTAACTGCAGTCGAAACAGCAACGCGATGCTCCGCAAAGAGCATCGCGTTGCTGCTTATGATCACGACGTTCTCCAGAACCGATCCGCACACCCAAAGAATCCCGCGAGAACCATCCCCCACCCCGACCAAACTGCCCCACAACTCAGAGATAAGTTCCGATAGATTTCATCCGCTTCTCAGATTAAACTTCCATCAAAGATTCCACAGCAAATAGGCAGATATCCCAGCTTTCAGCCTCGTACCGAATAGCATCTTCCGTATCGCAAAATATCTCTCGACACACCCACGTTGGAGTCCGAGGAAACTATGCATCGTCTAATCAAAAAGCTCGTCGCTGCGGTTGTCATTGCCCCACTCATCAGCTCTCCGCTCTTCGCTGAGCAGCAGGATCCAGCCCGCGAGCAGGCGCGCTCCATGGTGATGACACAATACGGCATCGTCGCAACCAGCCAGGCCGTGGCTTCGCAGGCTGGAGCAGCAGTCCTTGCAAAAGGCGGCAGCGCCGTGGATGCGGCGATTGCAGCGAACGCCGCATTAGGAGTTATCGAACCCATGATGAATGGCGTAGGCGGCGACCTGTTCGCCATTGTTTATGACGCAAAAGCAAAACGGCTTTATGGACTCAACGCCAGCGGATGGGCACCAAAGAATCTAAGCATCGACGCGCTGAAAGAAAAGGGCCTGGCAAAGATGAGAACGGTGGATCAGATCACAGTACCGGGAACAGTCGCTGGCTGGGACGCGCTCCAAAAGCGGTGGGGAAAGCTCTCAATGGCAGAGGAACTGGCGCCCGCAGTTGCTCTCGCCACGCAAGGAATCGCCGTGACCGAAACCGACGCCGACAATTGGAAAACTTACGGCATGCCGTTTCTCAAGAATCCGGAGTTCGCACGAGTATTTCTGCCGGACGGGAAAGCTCCATTGGCAGGACAACTCTTCAAAAATCCAGAGCTTGCGGAAACCCTCCGCCTCATCGGCAAACAGGGACGCGACGGATTCTACAAGGGTCAGACCGCCTCCGCGATTCTCAAGCTGGAACGCGAACTCGGAGGTTTCATGGAAGCGGATGATCTTGCCGACTTCCAGCCGGAGTGGATCGATCCAGTAAGCACCACCTATCGTGGCTGGACCATCTATGAAATGCCGCCGAACGGACAGGGCCTCGCCGCGCTCCAGATGCTGAATATCATGGAGAACTATCCGATCCAGGAGTGGGGACATAACAGCCAGAAGTCTCTGCACACCGAGATCGAAGCAAAAAAACTTGCCTATGCCGATCTTCAGCATTACATCGGTGACCCGCATGCCACGCAGATTCCGACGCGCACACTTATCTCGA of Acidicapsa ligni contains these proteins:
- a CDS encoding MFS transporter, which encodes MSIKSTAIAGWRGRIFMAAWILYAGYYICRKDVGVTAGDSISPLAVGLACFGATYAVGQFVGGTLADRFGARYTALAGACISIVCTVLLSWHSQGDLGLLLQIGNGFGQGLGWPALLKLFGSWFRRGERERVLGWWSTSYILGGVLATSLTMWMTLRTEGLEHENFRPAFLLSASILLCATIFFYKITAHLPLLQPARGTSPADSTSDARNSSWRAVLTNPTIQIVSGMYLFLKMTRYTLLFWLPNYLISNLGYGVHAAEHTAAYFELVGFFGPLAVGYAVPRWFGERRMTLGAGMLFSLAFICLLHPMLTASGLFGVVVSISLMGILIHGADLLMSGIVVLDAVPEQLHGRAVGFVNGVGSIGQALSPLLITLFVSRLGWSRLFDLFVLFALIAATICAFGARLEHPRTSALNRSVLEPSDLPL
- a CDS encoding TIGR03364 family FAD-dependent oxidoreductase; amino-acid sequence: MSEQSADVIIIGAGIIGLAHAYLAAKSGKRVTVFERNRVAAGASIANFGMLWPIGQTAGTMFNLAMESRDIWIDLLQASGIPYKNTGSLHAATRPDEARVAQEFAELAPAHGYECAWLNRIQALERSSALNKDTVMGALWSATEMMVDPREVLRRIPEFLAERYNVQFFWGSPVFAVDHPKVHTPNGVWNAEQIIICSGSDFESLYPEFFNQSGLTRCKLQMLRTRPQPAGWELGPALAGGLTFRFYPSFKICDSLSDLRNRIARESPEFDLFGIHTMVSETSSGELTLGDSHEYGLSPSPFDREEIDRLILEHLRSFVQVPDLSIAERWHGVYSKHLEKPYIRFRPEEGVEVVTGLGGAGMTLSFGVAAETFKLQNNGRHKA
- the phnX gene encoding phosphonoacetaldehyde hydrolase, with protein sequence MLDWAGTTVDHGSVAPVLALQTLFAQHGIVLSDDDARHDMGLLKRDHIRAILGLPSVRTQWLSVTGREPGDEDVSSLFTEFGPLQMKIIVQHSQLIDGVVPTIQAWKARGLRIGSTTGYTREMLAPVLARAAQEGYQPDTSVCPDEVNGGRPAPWMLARNMQLLEVYPPSTCVKIGDTVSDIDEGKNAGMWTIGLTRTGNMIGLDLASWSNLPEDQKQLRLKSAGERLLDAGADFIAEDLAGCDAILQAIEHRLAEPSFNGIMIR
- the ggt gene encoding gamma-glutamyltransferase, with amino-acid sequence MHRLIKKLVAAVVIAPLISSPLFAEQQDPAREQARSMVMTQYGIVATSQAVASQAGAAVLAKGGSAVDAAIAANAALGVIEPMMNGVGGDLFAIVYDAKAKRLYGLNASGWAPKNLSIDALKEKGLAKMRTVDQITVPGTVAGWDALQKRWGKLSMAEELAPAVALATQGIAVTETDADNWKTYGMPFLKNPEFARVFLPDGKAPLAGQLFKNPELAETLRLIGKQGRDGFYKGQTASAILKLERELGGFMEADDLADFQPEWIDPVSTTYRGWTIYEMPPNGQGLAALQMLNIMENYPIQEWGHNSQKSLHTEIEAKKLAYADLQHYIGDPHATQIPTRTLISKELAAKRAKLITNKAACNVLPSDLTEQLSHQSSDTTYLSVVDRDGNEVSLIQSNAGAFGGGLVAPGTGFPLQNRGAGFTLKPDKPNTLRPRTRPLHTIIPGFMQNDKRRIAFGIMGGFNQAQAHAQFVSNIVDFNMNIQEALEAARFTKRDFEGCGVWVENGIAPDVVAGLKNQGHEVTVWPRYFQSMGRGNAVEVNESSPVHYGATDPRADGEAVPEQIPFR